A region from the Pempheris klunzingeri isolate RE-2024b chromosome 17, fPemKlu1.hap1, whole genome shotgun sequence genome encodes:
- the LOC139216526 gene encoding immunoglobulin lambda-1 light chain-like: MLGTLCTLMAALTCVSGVTVVTQKPPVVTLRKGETANMDCNLGTVTNSRARWYKQIPGGAPQFVLSFYHTSSSPTYGSGFSSPKFTSTHQSTSDYRLTINSVEEGDSAVYYCHTWDDSAKEHVFGQGSKLIVTSSSLSPPVLTVFPPSRAELQSNKASLVCLSSQSVPFADVTWLSAGSPVSSGISTSTAAQQPDQTFQISSYLAIQTSDWDMDKVYTCKVSLGSQTSEKNINKSHCPTAE, encoded by the exons atgctGGGGACCCTCTGCACTCTCATGGCTGCTCTAACAT GTGTGAGTGGTGTGACGGTGGTGACACAGAAGCCTCCTGTTGTGACGCTGAGGAAAGGAGAGACAGCCAACATGGACTGTAACCTGGGGACTGTTACTAACAGTAGAGCTCGTTGGTACAAACAGATTCCTGGAGGAGCTCCTCAGTTTGTACTGAGCTTTTATCACACCTCAAGCTCTCCAACCTATGGCTCTGGTTTCTCCTCTCCCAAATTCACATCTACTCATCAGTCAACATCAGATTATCGTCTGACCATCAAcagtgtggaggagggagaCTCAGCAGTCTATTACTGTCACACATGGGACGACTCTGCTAAGGAGCAC GTATTCGGACAAGGCAGCAAGCTGATTGTGACAA gctccagcctctctcctcctgtcctgacAGTCTTCCCTCCATCCCGTGCTGAGCTCCAGTCCAACAAAGCCTCTCTGGTGTGTCTGTCCAGTCAGTCTGTGCCTTTTGCAGATGTGACCTGGTTGTCTGCTGGGAGTCCAGTGAGCAGTGGGATCTCTACCAGCACCGCTGCTCAGCAACCAGACCAGACTTTCCAAATCAGCAGCTATCTGGCCATCCAGACGTCAGACTGGGACATGGACAAGGTTTACACATGTAAAGTGTCTCTGGGCTCCCAGacttcagagaaaaacatcaacaagtCTCACTGTCCCACTGCAGAATAG